One Candidatus Methylomirabilota bacterium DNA window includes the following coding sequences:
- a CDS encoding pentapeptide repeat-containing protein, giving the protein MAGAQLRGADLRGAGLCGADLDGADVDGADFTDANVRDARSTDRVSHRESAKGL; this is encoded by the coding sequence CTGGCCGGCGCCCAGCTTCGAGGGGCGGACCTGCGGGGGGCCGGGCTCTGCGGGGCCGACCTCGATGGCGCCGACGTGGACGGCGCCGACTTCACAGACGCCAATGTCCGGGATGCCCGCAGCACGGACCGGGTCAGCCACCGGGAGAGCGCCAAGGGCCTCTGA